From a single Nostoc flagelliforme CCNUN1 genomic region:
- a CDS encoding recombinase family protein, translated as MVIYAYLRVSSDRQDLHNQRHGILEYANIHALSPIQFIEDTVSGREKWSERGVGQLLTQTALESDVVIFSEVSRMARSTLQVLEMLECCVRRGINVHIVKLGMVLDDSMQSRITATVLGLAAEIERELIVLRTTEALAKRKAEGKTLGRPKGRQSAHLKLDTREAEIRSYLAKGMSKRSIAKLVDCSPSTLYDWLSRKHLHSRHDKLVEKS; from the coding sequence ATGGTTATTTATGCTTATTTAAGAGTCTCCAGCGATCGCCAAGACCTACACAACCAACGACATGGCATTTTGGAGTATGCCAACATACACGCTTTGAGTCCCATCCAGTTTATTGAAGACACAGTTTCTGGACGAGAGAAATGGTCGGAGCGAGGTGTAGGACAACTACTGACTCAAACTGCCCTTGAATCCGATGTAGTAATTTTCTCAGAAGTCAGTCGGATGGCACGCTCTACTCTACAAGTATTAGAAATGCTAGAGTGCTGCGTGCGCCGAGGAATTAACGTCCATATCGTAAAACTTGGTATGGTGCTAGATGATTCAATGCAAAGCCGAATCACAGCAACAGTTTTGGGCTTGGCAGCAGAAATCGAACGGGAATTGATTGTACTCAGAACAACCGAAGCATTAGCCAAACGAAAAGCTGAAGGAAAAACCTTAGGACGACCCAAAGGACGACAATCCGCACATTTAAAACTGGACACAAGGGAAGCAGAAATTCGCAGTTATTTAGCCAAAGGAATGAGCAAACGGTCAATTGCCAAACTAGTCGATTGTTCACCTTCCACCCTTTATGATTGGTTGTCACGTAAACATCTCCACTCACGCCACGACAAATTGGTGGAGAAATCATAA
- a CDS encoding IS630 family transposase: protein MGTSLQSLRYKSTVISAYRWSSPFFPSEVKSAIDSEIRQALEFAATPPQQRQQTITQKPRWTLKRLAAWIDKQFNLKCCRESIRKTLKNLGFSWKKARKLLNKANSKKRREFLEKLKGLLDDALHNGHLLIFIDEAHIHLDSDEGYGWSVKGERFWVSSNSPGRAKVSFYGIYVYNYAKVKIFPYLKADQFNTIDVLKHLRTEFPDQEVTLIWDGAPYHRAQLVNEALQVLQINLQPLPSYSPDFMPVEHLWQWLREDVTYHTCYQSAAELIERVHLFEQDIHSNPFEISDRLWVKNHLDPDEEKLRVST, encoded by the coding sequence GTGGGTACATCGTTACAATCTCTCAGGTATAAAAGCACTGTTATATCAGCGTACAGGTGGTCATCCCCCTTTTTTCCCTCAGAAGTAAAGTCAGCAATTGATTCTGAGATTCGTCAAGCTCTTGAGTTTGCAGCAACACCACCCCAACAAAGACAACAGACAATAACGCAAAAGCCTCGTTGGACATTGAAGCGTTTAGCGGCTTGGATTGACAAACAGTTCAATCTCAAATGTTGCCGAGAGTCAATACGTAAGACTCTCAAGAACTTAGGGTTTTCGTGGAAAAAAGCACGTAAACTTTTAAATAAAGCTAACAGTAAAAAACGTAGAGAGTTTCTAGAAAAACTCAAGGGTTTGCTTGATGATGCTCTCCATAATGGTCATTTGCTAATTTTTATCGACGAGGCACATATTCATCTTGATAGCGATGAAGGCTATGGTTGGTCAGTTAAAGGTGAGCGTTTTTGGGTCAGTTCCAACTCTCCAGGAAGAGCCAAGGTTTCCTTTTATGGGATCTATGTTTATAACTATGCCAAAGTCAAAATTTTTCCTTACCTGAAAGCTGACCAATTCAATACGATTGATGTTTTAAAGCATCTAAGAACTGAATTTCCAGACCAAGAGGTCACTTTAATTTGGGATGGTGCTCCCTATCATCGTGCACAATTGGTAAACGAAGCATTGCAAGTCTTACAAATAAACTTGCAACCCTTACCTAGTTACAGTCCTGATTTTATGCCTGTCGAACACCTGTGGCAGTGGTTGCGTGAAGATGTTACTTATCACACGTGCTATCAATCTGCTGCTGAACTGATTGAACGTGTTCATTTATTTGAACAAGACATTCATTCTAACCCCTTTGAAATTAGCGATCGCCTATGGGTAAAAAATCACCTTGACCCTGACGAGGAAAAACTACGGGTTTCAACGTAG
- a CDS encoding IS701 family transposase, with protein sequence MDVELQILKHLARDAHPTVATIDEYCAEYKDLFKEVRNYECFKYLHLGIMSQIKRKSLPEIAKVVSINSAQSLHHFLANSDWSLDKLKQRRLNKLKKVLDGNAITVVIDETGDRKKGKKTDYVARQYLGSVGKVDNGIVSVNAYGVYSNITFPLTVKVFKPKGTLKAEDKYKTKIELASEIITELIDSGFNIKLVLADSLYGESSQFIRKLAEYKLDYVVAIRSNHGVWLPAEQSIRANKWCKFNRTFSNEKSESRYIREIIYGKKRAISYWEITTDPETMPENSTSFVMTNLQGNLKKILGDLYGLRTWVEYGFRQCKQELGWTDYRFTNFQHIERWWEIIFCVYTMISLSSPALLGLNKSRQIETEVQENNDVDFSNHPQWNHEYGWKNTLNNLRLIIQPLLLFWLIYPWLGIFPNSQLLLGFNHLIAAMNQFKPGYASG encoded by the coding sequence ATGGATGTAGAATTACAAATCTTGAAACATTTGGCAAGAGATGCTCACCCAACAGTTGCTACCATAGATGAATATTGTGCAGAGTATAAAGACCTGTTTAAAGAAGTAAGAAATTATGAATGCTTCAAATATTTACATCTGGGAATAATGTCACAAATTAAAAGAAAATCATTGCCAGAGATAGCGAAAGTTGTAAGTATAAACTCCGCACAATCATTACATCATTTTCTAGCCAATTCAGATTGGTCATTAGATAAATTAAAACAGCGAAGATTAAATAAACTCAAAAAAGTACTAGATGGAAATGCGATTACAGTAGTAATAGATGAAACAGGAGATAGAAAAAAAGGTAAAAAGACTGATTATGTAGCAAGACAATATCTAGGAAGTGTGGGGAAAGTGGATAATGGGATAGTTTCAGTCAATGCCTATGGAGTTTACTCGAATATAACATTTCCTTTAACTGTAAAAGTATTCAAACCGAAAGGGACACTAAAAGCAGAGGATAAATATAAAACTAAAATAGAGTTGGCATCAGAAATTATTACTGAATTAATTGACTCAGGCTTTAATATTAAATTAGTACTAGCAGATAGTTTATATGGTGAAAGTAGCCAGTTTATTAGAAAACTAGCTGAATATAAATTAGATTATGTCGTAGCAATAAGAAGTAATCATGGAGTCTGGCTTCCAGCAGAGCAGAGCATTAGGGCGAATAAGTGGTGTAAATTTAACAGAACATTTAGCAATGAAAAGTCAGAAAGTAGATACATTAGGGAAATAATTTATGGTAAAAAAAGAGCCATAAGTTACTGGGAAATAACTACTGACCCAGAAACCATGCCAGAGAATTCTACTTCTTTTGTGATGACAAATCTTCAAGGTAATCTCAAGAAAATTTTAGGAGATTTATATGGATTAAGAACCTGGGTAGAATATGGTTTCCGACAGTGTAAACAGGAACTAGGTTGGACAGATTATCGTTTCACCAATTTTCAACATATTGAGAGATGGTGGGAAATTATTTTTTGTGTTTACACAATGATCAGTTTAAGTTCTCCAGCCTTGTTAGGCTTGAATAAATCTCGTCAAATTGAAACTGAGGTACAAGAAAATAATGATGTTGATTTTTCTAATCATCCACAATGGAACCATGAATACGGATGGAAGAATACTTTAAATAATCTGCGTCTCATTATCCAACCACTCTTACTATTTTGGTTGATTTATCCCTGGTTAGGTATTTTCCCTAATTCACAGTTATTGCTAGGATTCAATCATTTAATTGCTGCAATGAATCAATTTAAACCTGGTTATGCTTCTGGATAA
- a CDS encoding transposase: MHASEKYTERVQKLRAEYWTTIGEVNLADLVFIDEAGVNIAMTRRFARSPQGTRAYGDRPDGRGKM, from the coding sequence TTGCACGCCAGCGAAAAATATACCGAACGGGTGCAAAAATTAAGGGCAGAGTATTGGACAACTATTGGAGAAGTCAACTTAGCAGACTTAGTATTTATTGATGAAGCTGGAGTTAACATCGCCATGACTAGACGCTTCGCTCGTTCGCCCCAAGGTACTCGCGCTTATGGCGATCGTCCTGACGGGCGCGGAAAAATGTAA
- a CDS encoding IS4 family transposase, whose translation MPKRSKQNSDHPHRHHTPTIDNEAIAKHLEALLTPAVYAQQKYYKQLGLRDRVLNLSLMVAAVLTLLWRQVPGVQELNRLLAREGLLWCPVTKVAQQSLSERFLVFPSELFERVFKDLLPRLQLNWQQRLRRPLPDSVKLALHNFERIWIADGSTLEALFRKLKSLEDLKTGQLAGKICTVIDLVTRLPVEVWFHTNPAASDTNFEATFLNLLPAKTLVLLDRGFYHFQFLQQLISQEVHFITRLKAKASIKYLKIFSYDHSIKDRLIQLGTVRRGAPVLTLRLIEIKVGKTSYSYITSVLEPQILPPYVVADLYRKRWRIEEAFYSVKRLLGLSYLWTGSINGVKLQVWATWLFYAVLVDLGDAVADELSLPFDRISLEMIFRGLYHFSVAYDKGKADDPIKYFAAKENQDLGVVKALRKPVSKLDLSPFPAPS comes from the coding sequence ATGCCCAAGCGATCAAAACAAAACTCTGACCACCCACACCGACATCATACTCCTACTATAGATAATGAAGCGATCGCTAAACACTTAGAAGCTTTATTAACCCCAGCAGTTTATGCTCAACAAAAATATTATAAACAGTTAGGATTACGAGACAGAGTTCTCAATTTATCTTTAATGGTAGCAGCAGTATTAACACTGTTGTGGCGACAAGTTCCTGGCGTTCAAGAGTTGAATCGTCTGTTAGCACGAGAAGGTTTATTATGGTGTCCTGTTACTAAAGTTGCCCAACAATCTCTTTCTGAAAGATTTTTAGTATTCCCATCTGAATTATTTGAGCGAGTATTTAAAGACTTATTGCCTCGGTTACAACTAAATTGGCAACAAAGACTCAGGCGACCACTACCAGATAGTGTTAAGCTTGCACTCCATAATTTTGAGCGAATTTGGATTGCTGATGGGTCAACCCTAGAAGCCTTATTTCGCAAGCTAAAAAGCCTGGAAGACCTAAAGACAGGACAGTTAGCCGGGAAAATTTGTACAGTTATTGATTTGGTAACTCGTTTACCCGTCGAAGTTTGGTTTCACACTAATCCAGCAGCATCAGACACTAATTTTGAAGCGACATTTCTGAATTTACTACCTGCTAAAACTCTGGTTTTACTTGACAGAGGTTTCTATCATTTTCAATTTTTACAACAACTTATTAGCCAAGAAGTTCATTTTATTACACGTTTAAAAGCTAAAGCGTCTATTAAATACTTAAAAATTTTCAGTTACGACCATTCCATTAAAGACCGATTGATTCAACTTGGTACTGTTCGTCGCGGCGCACCAGTCCTTACTTTACGTTTAATAGAAATTAAAGTTGGTAAAACCAGCTATTCTTACATTACTTCTGTCCTCGAACCACAAATATTACCTCCTTATGTCGTAGCAGATTTATATCGAAAAAGATGGAGAATTGAAGAAGCCTTTTACTCCGTAAAACGTTTATTGGGGCTATCTTATTTGTGGACTGGTTCTATTAATGGTGTGAAGTTACAAGTCTGGGCTACTTGGTTATTTTATGCTGTTTTGGTTGACTTGGGAGATGCTGTTGCAGACGAATTATCTCTACCATTTGACCGAATTTCTTTGGAGATGATATTTCGCGGTTTGTACCATTTTAGTGTCGCCTATGACAAAGGGAAGGCGGATGACCCTATTAAGTACTTCGCTGCAAAAGAGAATCAAGATTTAGGAGTTGTTAAAGCGTTGCGAAAACCAGTCTCCAAGCTGGATTTATCCCCTTTTCCTGCACCCTCTTGA
- a CDS encoding BRO family protein produces the protein MFNLVNFSDSNNSSPFSSIRHVDDQGEEYWLARELMALLGYKKWERFVDAIDRAKIGCQNTGVPVENHFTDAGLYTRNVPSDYRLSRYACYLVAIACFHTRQ, from the coding sequence ATGTTTAACTTAGTCAATTTCAGTGATTCAAACAACAGTAGCCCTTTCAGCAGCATTCGTCATGTTGATGACCAAGGAGAAGAATATTGGTTGGCAAGAGAGTTGATGGCACTACTCGGCTACAAAAAGTGGGAGCGCTTTGTTGATGCCATTGACCGCGCCAAAATTGGTTGTCAAAACACCGGAGTCCCAGTAGAAAATCACTTTACCGACGCTGGGCTTTATACCAGGAATGTACCTAGCGATTACCGTCTTTCCCGTTATGCCTGTTATTTGGTAGCGATCGCTTGTTTTCATACCCGACAGTAG
- a CDS encoding IS481 family transposase, producing the protein MPIDTIVDLRRRLEQLPPRSPSRRVLVQEIAQLYGISEDTVYRTLREGNVVRPVRRVDCDVPRVIPKAGLERYCEIIAAIKIRTSNRKGRHLSTVQAIRLLEEDGINTPDGHLRVPVGLLKPTTVNRYLNKWGYDRDTLLRQPPAVRFQAEYSNQCWHFDLSPSDLKHVKAPAFLEPGRGHPLLMLYSVVDDRSGFAYQEYHGVYGEDVEAALRFMFAAMSLKSETDFPFQGIPQMLYMDNGPIAKSLVFQKVMGYLGIEVRTHLPNGKDGRRVTARSKGKVERPFRTVKEMHETLYHLHEPETEAEANAWLMKFLLHYNSRPHRSEPHSRMEDWVSNLPSNGIRQMCNWERFCTFARSPERRKVGIDARVTVEGVAYEVEPDLAGETVVLWWGLFDNELYVEHGERRYGPFLPVDGPIPLHRYRSFKKTRTQKRADRIESLAKQLSLPNSVIGKGNPPEFGSSTTQLKVQPFVDPNPFQELTFSTVIAAKLAIADYLARPLAKLTPEQMAYINAVLVSTLNKQEVMKQIRDFFNPLSGTSHVE; encoded by the coding sequence ATACCAATTGATACAATCGTAGACCTACGTCGTCGCTTAGAGCAGCTACCACCGCGCAGTCCATCTCGTCGGGTATTAGTCCAAGAAATAGCTCAACTGTATGGCATTTCCGAAGATACTGTGTATCGAACACTACGAGAAGGAAATGTTGTTCGCCCAGTGCGGCGCGTTGATTGTGATGTCCCGCGTGTGATTCCTAAAGCCGGACTAGAGCGATACTGCGAAATCATTGCTGCCATTAAAATACGCACATCTAACCGCAAAGGTCGCCATTTATCTACCGTGCAAGCAATTCGCTTATTGGAAGAAGATGGCATCAACACACCAGATGGTCATCTTCGCGTTCCAGTCGGTTTGCTCAAACCAACCACCGTCAATCGTTATCTCAACAAATGGGGTTACGACCGCGATACCCTGCTGCGACAACCACCTGCTGTTCGCTTCCAGGCAGAATATAGCAATCAATGTTGGCATTTTGACCTCAGTCCATCAGACCTCAAGCACGTAAAAGCACCAGCCTTCCTAGAACCGGGACGTGGACATCCCTTGTTGATGCTTTATAGTGTCGTGGATGACCGTAGTGGTTTTGCATACCAAGAATACCACGGTGTTTACGGTGAAGATGTGGAGGCAGCACTGCGGTTTATGTTTGCCGCCATGTCACTCAAGTCGGAGACTGACTTTCCCTTTCAAGGCATTCCCCAAATGCTGTATATGGACAATGGGCCCATTGCCAAGAGCTTAGTGTTTCAAAAAGTAATGGGTTATTTGGGGATTGAAGTACGTACCCATTTACCAAATGGCAAAGATGGACGACGGGTGACAGCTCGTTCTAAGGGGAAGGTGGAACGACCGTTTCGCACTGTTAAAGAAATGCACGAAACTCTCTACCATCTGCATGAACCGGAGACCGAAGCTGAGGCAAACGCTTGGTTGATGAAGTTTTTGCTCCATTACAATAGCCGACCCCATCGCAGCGAACCCCATTCCCGGATGGAAGACTGGGTGAGCAATTTACCTAGTAACGGTATCCGTCAAATGTGTAATTGGGAACGTTTTTGTACATTTGCACGCTCCCCAGAACGCCGTAAGGTAGGCATCGATGCTCGCGTTACGGTTGAGGGGGTGGCTTATGAGGTGGAGCCAGATTTGGCTGGAGAAACTGTAGTTCTGTGGTGGGGCTTGTTCGATAACGAACTGTACGTAGAACATGGTGAACGTCGCTATGGGCCGTTTCTGCCTGTGGATGGCCCAATCCCCCTACATCGCTACCGTAGTTTTAAGAAAACACGAACACAGAAACGGGCTGACCGAATTGAATCTTTGGCTAAACAGTTGTCTTTACCGAACTCTGTGATTGGTAAAGGCAACCCGCCTGAATTCGGGAGTAGTACAACCCAACTAAAGGTGCAGCCTTTTGTAGACCCCAATCCATTTCAAGAACTGACATTCAGCACGGTGATTGCAGCCAAATTAGCGATCGCCGATTATTTGGCACGCCCATTAGCCAAACTCACCCCTGAACAAATGGCTTATATTAATGCGGTTCTGGTGTCTACTCTCAATAAGCAGGAGGTAATGAAACAAATTCGAGATTTCTTTAACCCATTATCAGGTACGAGCCATGTTGAGTGA
- a CDS encoding GIY-YIG nuclease family protein, whose protein sequence is MSITEPNFPFSEGKETIQAKSLSGKARRCCEFICSLIEDGSTFNTDELAQKARQYGFGDAALKSAKTYLLTTQKLIRFQPKISSTALWMSKETYLSQGHSQDRLWEQRWQLESRYRYLPLVPNNPKGGFVYFIKRLGDGIYKIGLTACLRKRIQNIASQCGSHVDVIFYLEFDSYEAANSLEDKLHEQYQYQRLIGEWFSFSDADVKQLSLGMKRRYNV, encoded by the coding sequence ATGAGTATAACAGAACCAAATTTCCCTTTCTCGGAAGGAAAAGAAACTATTCAAGCAAAATCTCTTTCTGGGAAAGCGCGTCGATGTTGTGAATTTATTTGTTCGCTTATAGAAGACGGATCTACTTTTAATACTGATGAGCTTGCCCAAAAAGCGCGACAATATGGTTTTGGTGATGCTGCACTTAAATCAGCTAAAACTTATCTTTTGACAACTCAGAAGCTGATTAGATTTCAACCTAAAATTTCTTCTACTGCTTTATGGATGAGTAAAGAAACTTACTTGTCGCAAGGACACTCTCAAGACAGACTTTGGGAACAAAGGTGGCAATTAGAATCACGCTATCGATATTTACCTCTAGTCCCTAACAACCCTAAAGGTGGATTTGTTTATTTTATTAAAAGATTAGGTGATGGCATCTACAAAATTGGACTAACAGCCTGTCTTCGCAAGCGTATTCAAAATATTGCTTCACAGTGTGGTTCTCATGTAGATGTCATTTTCTATCTGGAGTTTGACTCCTATGAAGCAGCTAACTCTTTGGAAGATAAATTGCATGAACAATACCAGTATCAACGCTTAATTGGTGAATGGTTTTCTTTTTCTGATGCGGATGTTAAACAACTAAGTTTAGGCATGAAACGGAGGTATAACGTATGA
- a CDS encoding ExeA family protein — protein MLSDVMTYFGLKRTLDHVGYFETQEQTNLFKELKPQIRQGRLIALTGVVGCGKTTTLQRLQLELSSEKDIIISRCLAIDKDKVSVGVLMSALFCDLSTEKDAKPPTQPELRERKFLALIQKCRKPVVLFVDEAHDIHHGTLVKIKRLIELVRQNGCTLSVVLLGHPKLKNDLRRPSLEEIGARTNIFSLEGIRGHQVEYIKWLLSECIHDDYLPEDLITNEAIAFLAERLTTPLQIEHYLQRAFEDAYQAATKPVTLGMAEAVLTVGLNDLEPRLIRHGYTKTVLAELLNIRVSEVNSFLHAQLPPGRTQDLRDQMLKIGIPLYASEGN, from the coding sequence ATGTTGAGTGATGTCATGACTTATTTTGGACTTAAACGTACCTTAGATCATGTGGGCTATTTTGAGACCCAAGAACAGACAAATCTATTCAAAGAACTCAAACCCCAAATTAGGCAAGGTCGTTTGATTGCTCTAACAGGTGTTGTTGGTTGTGGTAAAACAACGACTTTACAACGACTGCAATTAGAATTGTCCTCCGAAAAAGACATTATTATTTCTCGTTGCCTTGCAATTGACAAAGATAAGGTCAGTGTCGGGGTTTTGATGAGTGCTTTGTTTTGCGATTTAAGTACAGAAAAGGACGCTAAACCACCGACCCAACCAGAACTCAGAGAACGAAAATTCTTAGCTTTAATTCAAAAATGCCGTAAGCCTGTAGTGCTTTTTGTGGATGAAGCTCATGACATTCATCACGGTACGTTAGTCAAAATTAAGCGTTTAATTGAATTGGTACGCCAGAATGGTTGCACTTTATCTGTAGTGCTGCTGGGACATCCCAAATTGAAAAATGATTTGCGTCGACCATCTTTGGAAGAGATTGGTGCTAGAACCAATATTTTTAGTTTAGAAGGTATTAGAGGACATCAAGTTGAGTATATAAAATGGCTGTTGAGCGAGTGTATTCACGATGATTATCTGCCTGAAGATTTGATTACCAATGAGGCAATTGCATTTTTGGCAGAACGATTGACGACTCCATTGCAAATCGAACATTATTTGCAGAGGGCTTTTGAAGACGCTTATCAAGCAGCAACGAAGCCTGTCACTCTTGGTATGGCTGAAGCTGTCTTGACTGTGGGACTTAACGATTTAGAACCTCGCTTAATACGGCATGGTTACACGAAGACAGTACTAGCTGAGTTATTAAATATACGAGTAAGCGAGGTAAATTCTTTTTTACACGCTCAGTTGCCTCCTGGTCGAACCCAAGATTTGAGAGACCAGATGTTAAAAATTGGAATTCCCTTGTATGCGTCAGAGGGAAATTAA
- a CDS encoding transposase, whose protein sequence is MSTEGIIAAMTFTGGTNRSAFETYVTQVLVPNLWPGATVVMDNFSSHKVTGIKEAIEAVGARLVYLSPYSPDFSPIENCWSKVKEFLRSQAARTYEELDQAITNALDTVTKKDIIGWFTHCCYYIAPN, encoded by the coding sequence ATGTCAACAGAAGGAATCATTGCCGCGATGACTTTTACTGGTGGTACTAATAGGTCAGCATTTGAAACCTATGTTACTCAAGTTTTGGTTCCAAATCTTTGGCCTGGGGCAACTGTTGTAATGGATAATTTCAGTTCTCACAAAGTTACGGGTATAAAGGAAGCCATTGAAGCCGTTGGTGCAAGGTTAGTGTACTTGTCTCCTTATTCTCCTGATTTTTCGCCGATTGAAAACTGTTGGTCGAAAGTGAAAGAGTTTTTGCGATCGCAAGCTGCTAGAACCTACGAAGAGTTAGATCAAGCCATCACAAATGCCTTAGATACAGTGACTAAAAAAGACATTATTGGATGGTTCACTCACTGTTGTTACTATATTGCACCCAACTGA
- a CDS encoding helix-turn-helix domain-containing protein: MLRVECDRWNESASKLREEALKANHARTRERLMALYEICNGKSATKVGRETGRNPQTVMEWVHRYNLSGIKALLYQRTGGHPPFFPQK, encoded by the coding sequence ATGCTCAGAGTAGAATGCGATCGCTGGAATGAAAGTGCCTCAAAATTGAGAGAAGAAGCATTAAAAGCGAATCATGCTCGTACTCGCGAGCGTTTAATGGCACTGTACGAAATATGTAACGGAAAAAGTGCGACAAAGGTAGGCAGAGAAACAGGGCGTAACCCTCAGACAGTAATGGAGTGGGTACATCGTTACAATCTCTCAGGTATAAAAGCACTGTTATATCAGCGTACAGGTGGTCATCCCCCTTTTTTCCCTCAGAAGTAA
- a CDS encoding helix-turn-helix domain-containing protein, protein MSLVKNEKVMLVLSTAVASYKWTPEMGARLKSLRLKQSGKMTREQLAQASSMTKQYIQYLENPPAGKEISVSTEKLEALCKALSVPFGAFLPVLVGENLKILLLDA, encoded by the coding sequence ATGTCATTAGTAAAGAATGAAAAAGTTATGTTAGTTTTATCAACGGCAGTTGCCTCATATAAATGGACGCCAGAGATGGGGGCAAGGCTAAAATCTCTTCGGCTAAAACAAAGTGGAAAAATGACTAGAGAACAGCTAGCACAAGCATCTTCCATGACAAAACAGTATATACAGTACTTAGAGAATCCCCCAGCAGGTAAGGAAATTTCTGTTTCAACAGAAAAGCTAGAAGCATTATGTAAAGCACTTTCTGTCCCCTTTGGGGCTTTCCTACCTGTACTAGTAGGCGAAAACTTAAAAATTTTACTTTTAGACGCTTGA
- a CDS encoding helix-turn-helix domain-containing protein — MQKWQKFSESDRRGIKLDTREAEIRSYLAKGMSKRSIAKLVDCSPSTLYDWLSRKHLHSRHDKLVEKS; from the coding sequence ATTCAGAAATGGCAAAAGTTTTCGGAGAGTGACAGAAGAGGGATAAAACTGGACACAAGGGAAGCAGAAATTCGCAGTTATTTAGCCAAAGGAATGAGCAAACGGTCAATTGCCAAACTAGTCGATTGTTCACCTTCCACCCTTTATGATTGGTTGTCACGTAAACATCTCCACTCACGCCACGACAAATTGGTGGAGAAATCATAA
- a CDS encoding RNA polymerase sigma factor, which yields MPKKQIPIDTIVDLRRRLEQLPPRSPSRRVLVQEIAQLYGISEDTVYRTLREGNVVRPVRRVDGVMTKYM from the coding sequence ATGCCAAAGAAACAAATACCAATTGATACAATCGTAGACCTACGTCGTCGCTTAGAGCAGCTACCACCGCGCAGTCCATCTCGTCGGGTATTAGTCCAAGAAATAGCTCAACTGTATGGCATTTCCGAAGATACTGTGTATCGAACACTACGAGAAGGAAATGTTGTTCGCCCAGTGCGGCGCGTTGATGGGGTCATGACGAAATACATGTAA
- a CDS encoding IS630 family transposase gives MWFQNRLVCGLKRLCLQFATRREFLEKLKGLLDDALHNGHLLIFIDEAHIHLDSDEGYGWSVKGERFWVSSNSPGRAKVSFYGIYVYNYAKVKIFPYLKADQFNTIDVLKHLRTEFPDQEVTLIWDGAPYHRAQLVNEALQVLQINLQPLPSYSPDFMPVEHLWQWLREDVTYHTCYQSAAELIERVHLFEQDIHSNPFEISDRLWVKNHLDPDEEKLRVST, from the coding sequence ATGTGGTTTCAAAATCGCCTTGTTTGCGGTTTAAAGCGTTTATGTTTGCAGTTCGCTACACGTAGAGAGTTTCTAGAAAAACTCAAGGGTTTGCTTGATGATGCTCTCCATAATGGTCATTTGCTAATTTTTATCGACGAGGCACATATTCATCTTGATAGCGATGAAGGCTATGGTTGGTCAGTTAAAGGTGAGCGTTTTTGGGTCAGTTCCAACTCTCCAGGAAGAGCCAAGGTTTCCTTTTATGGGATCTATGTTTATAACTATGCCAAAGTCAAAATTTTTCCTTACCTGAAAGCTGACCAATTCAATACGATTGATGTTTTAAAGCATCTAAGAACTGAATTTCCAGACCAAGAGGTCACTTTAATTTGGGATGGTGCTCCCTATCATCGTGCACAATTGGTAAACGAAGCATTGCAAGTCTTACAAATAAACTTGCAACCCTTACCTAGTTACAGTCCTGATTTTATGCCTGTCGAACACCTGTGGCAGTGGTTGCGTGAAGATGTTACTTATCACACGTGCTATCAATCTGCTGCTGAACTGATTGAACGTGTTCATTTATTTGAACAAGACATTCATTCTAACCCCTTTGAAATTAGCGATCGCCTATGGGTAAAAAATCACCTTGACCCTGACGAGGAAAAACTACGGGTTTCAACGTAG